Sequence from the Exiguobacterium aurantiacum genome:
TATCGACGGCCGACGTCTATCGTGCCGTGGAGATGGAGAAGATTGTGCATCCGAATACTGAGGCGATGGTCACGGCGATTCGGGATCGTGATTTTGATGGCATCTGTTCACATCTCGGGAACGCCCTCGAGGCGGTCACGCTCGAACTTCATCCGGAAGTCCGCCAAATCAAAGAGACGATGCTCCACTGCGGGGCGGACGGGGTGCTCATGAGCGGTAGCGGACCAACTGTGTTTGCATTGATCGAACACGAGCAAAAAGCACATCGCGTCTATAATGGACTGAAGGGATTTTGTCCTGAAGTGTTCGTCGTTCGGATTCTCGGCAAAAAACATTGAACAAAGACGAATGAGAATGATATATTCTGTTTAGAACATTCGTCTATTATTGAAGAAGTGAAGGGGAATCCGTATGAAAATTCGTAGAAGTGGTCGTCTTGTCGATATGACCCGTTATTTGCTGGACCATCCACACCAGCTCGTGTCGTTATCAATGTTTTCGAGTCGTTATAAAGCAGCCAAGTCATCCATCAGTGAAGATTTGGTCATCGTCAGTGAAATGCTTTCGCATGATGGTACGGGAAAACTCGTCACAGTGCCAGGAGCGGCCGGTGGTGTCATGTTCATTCCAGGTTGGAGCAAAGAAAAGTCGCTCTCGATGATTGATGGCCTATGTGAACAGTTGTCGAAGCCAGAACGGTTGCTTCCAGGAGGTTATCTCTATTTGACAGACGTGCTCGGTAACCCGCGTCAAGTGAAGCCGATGGGGCAAGTGTTTGCCTCCGTGTTCGCCGATCGGAAAGTCGATGTCGTCATGACGATCGCGACGAAAGGAATTCCGCTAGCCTATGCTGTCGCCGAGCAACTTGGTGTCCCGTTCGTCATCGTTCGGTCCGATAGCCGTGTCACAGAAGGTTCGACCGTCAGCATCAACTACGTCTCCGGTTCGTCGAAGGCGATTCGCACGATGGCGCTCGCACGTCGCAGTTTGCCACGTGGTGCGAACGTGCTATTGATTGACGACTTCATGAAAGCTGGTGGAACGATTCGCGGCATGATGAGTCTGTTGAACGAGTTCGAAGCGAACCTCGCCGGTGTCGGCGTACTGATGGAAGCAGAAGGCGCCGAGAAGAAAATGGTGAGTGAATACGTCAGTTTGATGAAATTGACGAACGTCGACTCGGACGAAGGGCTCGTCACGATTTCGCGCGGAAACGTCGAACAGTTCTTAAAGTGATTGGCAAAAAAATGATTTCGTTTTATGATGAAAGGGTATTAGATTCGTACGAAGTCAATCGGTTCGCTTGGAATCATCTCAGCCTTTTAGAAAGTACACCACGGTCTAGACAACGATGAAAAGGGGATGCGAAACATGCAGATCACAGACGTAAAAATTCGCAAAGTCGCGACGGAAGGTAGAATGAAGGCACTGGCCTCCATTACACTCGACCACGAATTTGTGGTACACGACCTTCGAATCATTGAAGGGAGTACCGGTCTGTTCGTAGCGATGCCGAGCAAGCGGACGCCAGAAGGGATTTTCCGTGACATTGCTCACCCGATTAATGGAGATATGCGTCAGAAAGTCGAGGCGGCCGTTTTAGAGGCGTACGGTCAAGAGGACGTCGCCATCGCCGAGACGCAAGCCCAATATAATGCCATGAACGAGTAACATATGACAGCGGATGGGGATCCTTCCGCTGCCTTTTTACGTTTCATTGGTTACGAATAGGTACAACGGTTGAAACCGCGTCACGGTTTCGATATAGTAGATACGGTGTAAATAAGGTTTGAATGCAGAAAAAACCGAACATTTGAGTACATTACAGTCGATATGAGATAGGAGCGAATCAAGAATGGATCGTTTTGCAGTCATTTTGGCAGCAGGTAAAGGGACGCGCATGAAGTCGAAGCTTTATAAAGTACTTCATCCGGTCCTTGGAAAACCGATGGTCGAACACGTCGTCGATCAACTCGACAAAATCGGGGTCAGTCGTCAAATCGTCATCGTCGGCCATGGGGCTGAAGCGGTACAAGAGACGTTAGGCTCACGCGTGGAGTATGCGGTCCAAGAACAACAGCTCGGTACGGGCCATGCGGTACAGATGGCAGAATCTGAACTCGCAGGCAAACCCGGCGCGACCCTCGTCGTTTGCGGCGATACGCCGCTATTGACAGCGGAAACGCTCGAGGCATTGTTGGTGCATCACGAAGCGCAACAGGCCAAAGTGACCGTGTTGACTGCGATTGCTGATGATGCGACTGGATATGGCCGCGTCATCCGCGGTGAAGACGGAAACGTCACAAAAGTCGTCGAGCATAAAGATGCGTCTGACGCCGAACTAGAGATCCGTGAAATCAACACCGGAACGTATGTGTTCGATAACGAGCTCTTGTTTGATGCGTTGAAGCAAGTCGGCAACAGCAACGCTCAAGGCGAGTACTACTTGCCGGACGTCATCTCGATTGCGAAAGAAGCAGGCGAAGTCGTGGCAGCACACACGGCGCCGACATTCGATGAAACGATCGGCGTCAACGACCGCGTTGCCCTCTCACAAGCTGAGGCAGTCATGCGCAAGCGTACGAACGAACGCCTCATGCGTGAAGGTGTCACGTTCATGGATGCAGCTTCGACATACATCTCACCAGATGCGGTCATCGGTTCGGATACGATCATCTACCCAGGGACGGTCATTCTCGGGAAAACGATTATCGGTTCAGAGTGCGTGATTGGTCCGAATTCAGATATCCGCAATAGCGTCATCGAAGACGGCGCGACGGTTCGTCAATCGGTCGTGAGCGACAGCCGTGTCGGAACTGAAGCACAGGTCGGGCCGTTCGCCCACCTTCGTCAACAAGCAGTCCTCGGCGCCAATACGCGCGTCGGTAACTTCGTGGAAATCAAAAAATCAACGTTCGGAGACGGTGCGAAAGCATCACATCTCAGCTATATCGGAGATGCTTCAATCGGGGAACGTGTCAACCTCGGCTGTGGCTCGATCACGGTCAACTATGACGGAAAGAACAAGTTCGAAACGGTCGTCGAAGCCGATGCTTTCGTCGGGTGTAACGTCAACTTGATTGCTCCGGTGAAAGTCGGAAAAGGCTCGATTGTCGCAGCCGGTTCGACGATCACGGATGACGTTCCGGAGGAGGCGCTTGCGATTGCACGCGAACGCCAAACGAATAAAGAAGGTTACACGAAACGATAAGTTGCTGCCTATTATTATGGAAAACGATGGAGGAGAATCCTAAACATGTCTACTGTATATGAACGTGAAATCCGCCTATTTAGCTTAAACTCAAACCGCCCACTCGCCGAAGAGATTGCCAAGGAAATTGGCATCCCGCTCAGCGATTGCCAAGTGAAGCGGTTTAGCGACGGAGAACTTTACATCAACATCGAGGAGAGCGTACGAGGCGATGATGTGTACATCATTCAATCGACGAGCTCACCGGTGAACGAGACGCTCATGGAGTTACTCGTCATGATCGATGC
This genomic interval carries:
- the spoVG gene encoding septation regulator SpoVG codes for the protein MQITDVKIRKVATEGRMKALASITLDHEFVVHDLRIIEGSTGLFVAMPSKRTPEGIFRDIAHPINGDMRQKVEAAVLEAYGQEDVAIAETQAQYNAMNE
- the glmU gene encoding bifunctional UDP-N-acetylglucosamine diphosphorylase/glucosamine-1-phosphate N-acetyltransferase GlmU, producing the protein MDRFAVILAAGKGTRMKSKLYKVLHPVLGKPMVEHVVDQLDKIGVSRQIVIVGHGAEAVQETLGSRVEYAVQEQQLGTGHAVQMAESELAGKPGATLVVCGDTPLLTAETLEALLVHHEAQQAKVTVLTAIADDATGYGRVIRGEDGNVTKVVEHKDASDAELEIREINTGTYVFDNELLFDALKQVGNSNAQGEYYLPDVISIAKEAGEVVAAHTAPTFDETIGVNDRVALSQAEAVMRKRTNERLMREGVTFMDAASTYISPDAVIGSDTIIYPGTVILGKTIIGSECVIGPNSDIRNSVIEDGATVRQSVVSDSRVGTEAQVGPFAHLRQQAVLGANTRVGNFVEIKKSTFGDGAKASHLSYIGDASIGERVNLGCGSITVNYDGKNKFETVVEADAFVGCNVNLIAPVKVGKGSIVAAGSTITDDVPEEALAIARERQTNKEGYTKR
- the purR gene encoding pur operon repressor, translated to MKIRRSGRLVDMTRYLLDHPHQLVSLSMFSSRYKAAKSSISEDLVIVSEMLSHDGTGKLVTVPGAAGGVMFIPGWSKEKSLSMIDGLCEQLSKPERLLPGGYLYLTDVLGNPRQVKPMGQVFASVFADRKVDVVMTIATKGIPLAYAVAEQLGVPFVIVRSDSRVTEGSTVSINYVSGSSKAIRTMALARRSLPRGANVLLIDDFMKAGGTIRGMMSLLNEFEANLAGVGVLMEAEGAEKKMVSEYVSLMKLTNVDSDEGLVTISRGNVEQFLK